A stretch of DNA from Deltaproteobacteria bacterium:
CCCGTGGGCGCGGCAAGGGCTATTCGAAGCTTTTTTGACTTGGGCTGTTCCAGGACCAGTGCGAGGATTTTTGCAACTGTTGTGGTCTTACCGGTTCCGGGTCCCCCGGAAATAATACAGAATCTTTTCACCAATACCGCAAAGGCAGCTACCTTCTGCCAGTCTGTGTCTTCGGCCTGGTCCGCAGGATGCGGAGTGCATGTCTTTGAAGCTGCTTGGCGCAGCCTTGCGCCAAATAGCCGCTCCAAGCCTTTCTTAAGGATCGTAACGTCAATATCTTCCATATCTGCGCTAACACGTCCCCTGATCAAGCTCGCCAGCTCTTGTTGATAATCCCAGTAGCGGTACAGGTAGAGTCTAGATCTGTCATCCAGAATCAGGGGCTTGAATTCTCCCGGTTTCCCAACCACCGGGCTTCTTCTTAGCTTATCAGGCCAATCGCTCAATTCCGGGCGAACAACTGCCCCGCCTGCATCTTCTCCATCCAGCAATTGCTCTCCTGCCACGCCGGAAACGAAGTGCAATGTCTTTAAGTCGTCAGGCCCCAATTTGCTCTCAAGGTCGATGCAGATATGACCCTGTCTGGTGTAACTGCTTATAAGAGCCGCTGCAAAAAACAGCTCCGGGGCGCCTGTGCCATCAAGCCTGGCAATGAACCTGGCAAAGTGCATGTCAAGTTCAGAAAGTATCCCGCTATCGTAAAGACGACTCTGATCTTTCCTATTCATGATCTATCAGGTTTTTGGACAACTCATTTATCAATTCCGCAGGCGGCCTGTCCCTGAAAATACCAAAATCCATCCCCCTGTCCGGATCCACTCCCCTGAGAAAAACGTAGAAGACTCCGCCAAAATCCTTCTCGTATGAATAGCCGGGAAGGCGCAACCGCAAGTACTGATGCAGGGCCAGAGTGTAGATGTAGTACTGCAGCACATAGAACCCCTCTTCCATTGCTGCCGCCAACGCCCCTTGACCATAATCCTCGACCCTGCTGCCAAGGAAGTTTGATTTCCAGTCCACGAGGTAGAATCGGCCTTCGAACTGAAAAACCATATCCATGAATCCTTTCATGAACCCCCTGACAGGTGCAAAGGCGAGCCGTTCAATACGTTCAGGAAAGTCGGCAGGAAGTTCAGGGCATGCGTGCTTTGCAAATATGATTTTCAATTTTTTCGGCGAGACGAATTTCAACGGAAAATAAAACTCCAACTCGTTTAGCCGATCTTTGTTCTCAATGCGTGATAAAATAAAATCCTTGCGGTCACGGTCAAGGGGAAGAGACAGCGTTTTCTTGATCATATCGCAGAGCGTTTTCTGCCATCTGATCTCAAAGCCGTATACTTGGAGTTTATCTGCCACTACTTGTTCCATCATAGTGGAATCTCTTTGTGCAAAATCCAGGTGCTCGAATATGTCGTGCATTAGGGTCCCTGCCTTTGTCCCCCCGGGAAAGGCAAAAATACCCGAAGGCTCTTCTTGAATGTTCAATCGTTCAAGAATCATCTGATCATAGGCCTCAGGGCCGCCCTCCTTGCCGGACCGATGCCGGGCAGGCAGGCCTGTTGCATCATGATCAGCCAGGTCCGCGCCGTGCCGCTGCTTAGATACCAGAGACGAAAAACTCGAGATACGCCAGGAACGATCTATGTTTCCGGAAAATTTCCGCCAAGTGAGTTTTACATTCTCAAGCTGAGACGGCGCACACTCTCTGCCTGCTTCCAGCGGTATTTCAGACAGATTGACGGTCCCGCCGGCTTTAGCCTGGATAGTCTCTAGATCCTCAAGTACGTCTTTATCATTTAAGCTGCTGAACCTTTCTCCAACAGCGCCTACAATATCTTCCCCTTCCCGTGATACCGGCTGATGAAGCAGATAAGCCGGGGCAGAGGTCTCAGCATCATTGAAACGACCCCAGACCAAATAACAGCGGTTCTTTGCCCTGGTCAGGGCAACATAGAGCAGCCTCACATTCTCTGCCAGTTGTTCCTTTTCAGCAAACATGCGGTTTGCATCCATGCCTTCAGAGCCCAGGTCAAGAGTCAACCTCATCTTGTCTGTCTCATCATGAAAAGTAAAAGGGTCTTTTGCGCTCCTGATCCTGGAGCCGTCCCATGCAAAGGGATAAAATACGACAGGATATTCAAGCCCCTTGCTCTTGTGGACAGTTACGAGCTGAACGGCATTCTCATCGCTTTCCAAACGCAGTTGGTGTTCCTCCGATCCAGCAGTATTTGAATCTCTTTGTTCCGAAAGCCATTTCAAAAGCCCTGCCATGCCCAGCTTTTTGTCAATGGATGCCTGATGAAGGACTTCTGAAAGATGCAGCAAGTTAGTATTGCGGCGTTCTCCATCAGGAAACGACATAAGGCGGGGCAAGATATTTTCTTCTAAGAGCAACTGGCGGAACATTCGAATAAAACCGTTATCCTCCCACACGTCATGATACCGCTTGAATCTAACAAGCCACTCATCCCATGCGCATTCATCGCTCATGAGACCATCCAAACTCTCTCCCCTTATGCCTATCATATCCGTTGCCAGGGCCGCTTTCAGAAACTTCTCACGATTCGGTTCAGCAATGCCTGCCAGAACCCTCCCGACTTCCAGGGTTTCATGACAATCAAAT
This window harbors:
- the recB gene encoding exodeoxyribonuclease V subunit beta, with translation MKGFDILNDPLEGTNLTEASAGTGKTYAISGLFLRLVLEKNLSVNQILVVTFTEAATEELKERIRSKLRGAMEAFSRRGSEDVFLDHMVKKHGDPGTALRSLREALRGFDQAAIFTIHGFCRRMLHENAFESGSLFDTELVTDQENLKREVVDDFWRKHFYNASSLFVHYAINAKLSPDGLLSLLGNSVAQPYLKIIPQVETSPGLTSYPDSSLQEKEFRECFREVRGAWPSSRDEVEDILATNEGLNRNKYRKANVAGWIQGMDDYVASGGDNPALFNGFEKFTSIELKGAVKKNHSPPTHAFFELCENLKDRQEQLARVFEQRLLGLKAALFHYVQDELSRRKEEKNIQFFDDLLFKLHRALEEKGGGELARAMRMKFRAALIDEFQDTDPIQYAIFRKVFDAKDSILFLIGDPKQAIYGFRGADIFAYMDAAQNVESRYTLLENWRSEPDLISAINTIFAGVDHPFVYDKITFQGAVAATRKDPELLSIDGKSEPPLQLWFVDAEKITGLEKPVAKTQARELISTAVAAEISRLLSLGRNNKAILGKRALKEGDIAVLVRRNADARLMQRALSVLKIPSVLCSTGNLFDCHETLEVGRVLAGIAEPNREKFLKAALATDMIGIRGESLDGLMSDECAWDEWLVRFKRYHDVWEDNGFIRMFRQLLLEENILPRLMSFPDGERRNTNLLHLSEVLHQASIDKKLGMAGLLKWLSEQRDSNTAGSEEHQLRLESDENAVQLVTVHKSKGLEYPVVFYPFAWDGSRIRSAKDPFTFHDETDKMRLTLDLGSEGMDANRMFAEKEQLAENVRLLYVALTRAKNRCYLVWGRFNDAETSAPAYLLHQPVSREGEDIVGAVGERFSSLNDKDVLEDLETIQAKAGGTVNLSEIPLEAGRECAPSQLENVKLTWRKFSGNIDRSWRISSFSSLVSKQRHGADLADHDATGLPARHRSGKEGGPEAYDQMILERLNIQEEPSGIFAFPGGTKAGTLMHDIFEHLDFAQRDSTMMEQVVADKLQVYGFEIRWQKTLCDMIKKTLSLPLDRDRKDFILSRIENKDRLNELEFYFPLKFVSPKKLKIIFAKHACPELPADFPERIERLAFAPVRGFMKGFMDMVFQFEGRFYLVDWKSNFLGSRVEDYGQGALAAAMEEGFYVLQYYIYTLALHQYLRLRLPGYSYEKDFGGVFYVFLRGVDPDRGMDFGIFRDRPPAELINELSKNLIDHE